One region of Chryseobacterium muglaense genomic DNA includes:
- a CDS encoding NAD(P)/FAD-dependent oxidoreductase: MVNVQDKCYQFDICVIGAGPAGSSVAIELLKLGYKVCILEKADFPRHHVGICFSQSIFTIANFLGIEEALQKSVLWKRESIHLKWQQPKVIEVEQPGIHVDRGILDLELLTLAKSHGACIFQPVSQVDVLENQTEWIIKCIYDNEQIHIRAQFVVDATGRGGTIFKQNPIKFQPNLLAIHATWKVKSQPSSDGYMEALPDGWSWGAYLGNNTLLLSVYTDAAILKNSDTTIKSYYLDKIKQIESLKGIQLEDLDSKIEVCDASSYYHKNVIGDNYIKIGDAAFTVDPLSSQGVFLALSSAFCVSRTVRTILDATKDCVLAKEFYQNFIKDRVESFKERIPLEYQKVSSFSENTFWKERNNSDAQPHLKEEVAVENIDLSQPFILNPEAKFVTVPILGNDFIEPSLAISLNKKRPIAFVNGVSIIDFLKTYKINKEEFFDFSTENEREKMEIIEHLVDSGIIEDKKSLT, translated from the coding sequence ATGGTCAACGTTCAAGATAAATGTTATCAATTCGACATTTGTGTAATTGGTGCTGGTCCTGCCGGTTCATCAGTGGCTATTGAATTGCTTAAGCTAGGTTACAAAGTTTGTATTCTAGAAAAAGCTGATTTTCCCCGTCATCATGTAGGGATTTGTTTTTCTCAATCAATATTTACTATTGCTAATTTTTTAGGCATAGAAGAAGCACTCCAAAAAAGTGTGTTGTGGAAACGAGAATCGATTCATTTAAAATGGCAACAACCAAAAGTAATAGAAGTTGAACAACCTGGAATTCATGTCGATCGAGGGATTCTTGATCTAGAGTTATTGACTTTAGCAAAATCTCACGGCGCTTGCATTTTTCAACCAGTATCACAAGTGGATGTTTTAGAAAATCAAACAGAATGGATAATTAAATGCATTTATGATAATGAGCAAATTCATATCCGAGCTCAATTCGTAGTGGATGCTACAGGACGAGGTGGAACAATTTTTAAACAGAATCCGATAAAATTTCAACCCAATTTATTGGCCATTCATGCTACTTGGAAAGTGAAAAGCCAACCTTCTTCTGACGGCTATATGGAAGCATTGCCAGATGGTTGGAGTTGGGGTGCTTATTTAGGAAATAATACCTTATTGCTTTCTGTGTATACAGATGCTGCTATTTTGAAAAATAGCGATACCACTATTAAAAGTTACTATCTCGATAAAATAAAGCAAATCGAATCGCTAAAAGGTATTCAATTAGAAGATTTAGACAGTAAAATTGAAGTATGCGATGCGAGTTCGTATTATCATAAAAATGTAATTGGAGATAACTATATAAAAATTGGCGATGCCGCTTTTACAGTAGACCCACTTTCTTCGCAAGGTGTTTTTCTAGCGCTGTCATCTGCTTTTTGTGTAAGTAGAACGGTGAGAACGATTTTGGATGCGACAAAGGATTGTGTTTTGGCGAAAGAATTTTATCAAAACTTCATTAAAGATAGGGTGGAAAGTTTCAAAGAAAGAATTCCTTTAGAATACCAAAAAGTGAGTTCTTTTTCTGAGAATACATTTTGGAAGGAACGAAATAATAGTGATGCACAACCTCATTTAAAAGAGGAAGTAGCTGTAGAGAATATAGATTTATCTCAACCCTTCATCTTAAACCCAGAGGCCAAATTTGTCACAGTTCCAATTTTAGGAAATGACTTTATTGAACCTTCTTTAGCTATTTCCCTAAATAAAAAAAGGCCAATAGCATTTGTAAATGGTGTTTCTATTATCGATTTTTTAAAAACCTACAAAATTAATAAAGAGGAGTTTTTTGATTTTAGTACGGAAAATGAAAGGGAGAAGATGGAGATCATTGAGCATCTGGTTGATAGTGGAATTATAGAAGATAAAAAAAGCCTTACGTAA
- a CDS encoding radical SAM/SPASM domain-containing protein: MQTDFYPFFVDNSPFLLDIVSGKIIYNYEGIDLISYFNERMLPEEKKVKPKVKSFSLSVAQKCNLGCTYCYAEQGNFGSKPDNMKLQAALQSVDQLFSDAVNGEHYTLAFMGGEPLFNREVLYKATKYAFNKAKEKEISLGFTITTNATLIRLEDLHFFHRYQFTVTVSIDGVGEVHDQLRPYISGKSSFNKVKEKVLSLVNYPNRNYKVFARATVTTKNTEVLKTLQELQKLGFHSIQFSPMLNSPNGKEQLSEEEIDNLLIEFKKCGDYFEESFQNKKLIPFQNVLSILSQIHNYKKQSYPCGAGGSYMSVSASGELYACHRFVNDENGYMGDIQNGIDASKQEDWLISKHSDNQVDCQSCWARNLCAGSCHHEVMYRGRPACNYIRGWIDYCLKLYVRLYQQDATALEYLLGNNMQS; encoded by the coding sequence ATGCAAACAGACTTTTATCCCTTTTTTGTTGATAATTCTCCTTTTCTTTTAGATATTGTTAGTGGTAAAATAATATACAATTACGAAGGAATAGATTTAATTTCTTACTTCAATGAACGAATGCTTCCTGAGGAAAAAAAGGTGAAACCTAAAGTGAAATCTTTTTCTCTTTCTGTTGCACAAAAATGTAATTTGGGATGTACATACTGCTACGCAGAACAAGGAAATTTTGGTAGTAAGCCTGATAACATGAAGTTGCAAGCGGCGCTGCAATCTGTTGATCAGTTATTTTCTGATGCAGTTAATGGGGAACATTATACGCTTGCGTTTATGGGTGGGGAACCTCTTTTTAACAGAGAGGTATTGTATAAAGCTACTAAATATGCATTTAATAAAGCAAAAGAGAAAGAAATTTCACTTGGGTTTACCATCACTACTAATGCTACATTGATTCGATTGGAAGATTTACACTTTTTTCATCGTTACCAATTTACTGTTACAGTTAGCATAGATGGGGTAGGAGAAGTACACGACCAACTTCGCCCGTATATTTCAGGTAAAAGCTCTTTTAATAAGGTGAAAGAGAAAGTATTGTCCTTAGTGAATTATCCAAATAGAAATTACAAAGTATTTGCTCGTGCTACAGTTACTACAAAAAATACTGAAGTATTGAAAACCCTTCAAGAACTCCAAAAGTTGGGATTTCATTCTATTCAATTTTCGCCAATGTTGAATTCACCAAATGGAAAAGAACAATTGTCGGAAGAGGAAATTGACAATTTGTTAATAGAATTCAAAAAATGTGGAGATTATTTTGAGGAATCTTTCCAAAATAAGAAACTCATACCTTTTCAAAATGTACTAAGTATATTGAGTCAAATTCACAACTACAAAAAACAAAGTTATCCTTGTGGAGCGGGAGGAAGTTACATGAGTGTGTCAGCAAGTGGGGAGCTGTATGCTTGTCATCGCTTTGTGAATGATGAAAATGGTTACATGGGTGATATTCAAAATGGAATAGATGCTTCAAAACAAGAAGATTGGCTGATATCCAAACACAGCGACAATCAAGTAGATTGTCAATCTTGTTGGGCAAGAAATTTATGCGCGGGTAGTTGCCATCATGAGGTAATGTATCGAGGAAGACCTGCTTGCAATTATATCCGTGGTTGGATTGATTACTGTTTAAAGCTTTATGTAAGATTGTATCAACAAGATGCTACTGCCTTAGAATATTTATTGGGTAATAATATGCAGTCGTAA
- a CDS encoding ferritin-like protein: MNQKDDLVTLLRVAMSLEALTIPPYLTAYWSIKDSPTTNDNQEAKKIIHSVAMEEMLHMMSVGNILASLGACPLYYNKCNTLDKWGEDKLPILDFPVDLAPFSVKQIEKFLEIEKPIKPINLPISSRDSALMQVRTSDVDLIKKIMELFDFLQKNTGLIDGKINKIANDILAKYELESIFKAIDMILKGNLEAILELKLFFIKCFSFIPNEDIILNDESLKTELDKCKSIGEFYNLLIKELRKLDDKDFKESDFSQLDLSHDPRVGTIQQRTIPSFIVDSKEKAIGLLKWVVDQGEGSEVPMDNDGDLAHYYRFQQITKGMKIKSNKNGDFFFDENESFVVNEAYVHKFGANDYRLFDMDSGGLQENFSSSYFTMFKELQSFYLTGNRRYIMQSFDYMMKMSTNAELLMDKGTCPSFSFKNQ, encoded by the coding sequence ATGAATCAGAAAGACGATTTAGTTACACTTCTTCGAGTGGCGATGTCATTAGAAGCATTAACCATACCTCCTTATTTAACGGCTTATTGGTCTATTAAAGATAGCCCTACAACTAATGATAATCAAGAGGCTAAGAAAATTATCCATAGCGTGGCAATGGAAGAGATGCTACACATGATGAGTGTTGGTAATATTCTTGCGTCTTTAGGAGCTTGTCCGTTATATTATAATAAATGTAACACCTTGGATAAATGGGGAGAAGATAAACTTCCTATTTTAGATTTTCCAGTAGACTTGGCTCCATTTTCAGTAAAACAAATTGAAAAGTTTTTAGAGATTGAAAAACCGATAAAACCAATTAATTTACCTATTTCTTCTAGAGATTCTGCTTTAATGCAAGTTAGAACTTCAGATGTCGATTTAATAAAGAAAATAATGGAGCTGTTCGATTTTCTTCAAAAGAATACAGGATTAATAGATGGTAAAATTAATAAAATCGCAAATGACATTTTAGCGAAATATGAACTAGAATCCATCTTTAAGGCAATAGATATGATTCTAAAAGGAAATCTTGAAGCGATCCTTGAATTAAAATTGTTTTTCATAAAATGTTTTAGTTTTATACCAAATGAAGATATAATTCTTAATGATGAAAGCTTAAAAACAGAGTTGGACAAATGTAAATCGATTGGAGAGTTTTATAATTTATTGATTAAAGAATTAAGAAAATTAGATGATAAGGATTTTAAAGAATCAGATTTCAGTCAATTAGATCTATCTCACGACCCAAGAGTTGGTACCATCCAGCAGAGAACCATACCGTCATTTATCGTAGATTCTAAAGAGAAAGCCATAGGATTGTTGAAATGGGTAGTTGATCAAGGTGAAGGCAGTGAAGTACCAATGGATAACGATGGAGATTTAGCTCATTATTATCGTTTTCAGCAAATTACGAAAGGAATGAAAATTAAATCAAATAAAAATGGAGATTTTTTCTTTGATGAAAATGAGTCTTTTGTTGTAAATGAAGCGTATGTTCATAAATTCGGAGCAAATGATTATCGTTTATTTGATATGGATTCTGGTGGACTTCAAGAAAATTTTAGTTCAAGTTATTTCACAATGTTTAAAGAATTGCAATCATTTTATTTAACTGGTAATCGAAGATATATTATGCAATCTTTTGATTATATGATGAAAATGAGTACAAACGCTGAACTTCTTATGGATAAAGGAACTTGTCCTTCTTTTAGTTTTAAAAATCAATAA
- a CDS encoding LodA/GoxA family CTQ-dependent oxidase, protein MENNYNIAYFKIHPAIGVAHLGTCDEEIEFFDRITEFQKAVGNLKDEEKIYQSFKSGDNFSKQTVQFSVHAYDRDGNWLYKANPKDIVWDINIANRKLHNYSKKTTSKFLLPEIKGKFDEKLNGNKIIGKNPWTGKEEIKLGKFTNGKFTNGKFIPPVSKLYNSMGEQSDIVNGSIDQYPADASHNPITKDSLRLNYTDNTSDGIISAKVKVKGANDKEYIIEAESAWLVVAPPKTNVFFTPVEAERIKNTGKNFYPLENTNYNLDFIKKTSELLDIKSILEYKECNCASCKESKIKEKINNNRTINSLKYHLLKSNFFCANNPKHLDYFMMSTINGDYDPGMEICLSGDPERNEKDFNIENVFLKPGISYSHKDEIRVKPFDEQYKSGAKPGQLTSGLCSTWQGDLIACLNFWTAENPLMAYENEKKEEKFVVHHLENLDSVPENEKPKSNIEKYLRENRFNYAEEIVKYIGNRSLVYHEYDDDGNVYFIKVPDTEK, encoded by the coding sequence ATGGAGAATAATTACAATATAGCATATTTTAAAATACATCCTGCAATTGGGGTGGCGCACTTAGGAACTTGTGATGAAGAGATAGAATTTTTTGATCGTATCACTGAATTTCAAAAAGCTGTTGGTAATCTTAAGGATGAAGAAAAAATTTATCAAAGCTTTAAATCAGGAGATAATTTCAGTAAACAAACAGTTCAATTCTCTGTTCATGCATATGATAGAGATGGTAATTGGCTTTATAAGGCCAATCCTAAAGATATAGTTTGGGATATTAATATTGCTAATAGAAAGTTACATAACTACTCAAAAAAGACGACTTCAAAGTTTTTATTACCTGAAATTAAAGGAAAGTTTGATGAAAAGTTAAATGGAAATAAAATTATTGGCAAAAATCCTTGGACAGGCAAAGAAGAAATCAAACTAGGTAAATTTACTAATGGTAAATTTACTAATGGTAAATTTATTCCGCCAGTTTCAAAGTTGTATAATAGTATGGGAGAGCAAAGTGATATTGTTAATGGTTCTATTGATCAATATCCTGCTGATGCTAGCCATAATCCAATAACCAAAGATAGTCTTAGATTAAATTATACAGATAACACGTCAGACGGAATTATTTCTGCAAAAGTAAAAGTGAAAGGAGCAAATGATAAAGAATATATTATAGAGGCAGAGTCAGCATGGTTAGTGGTAGCGCCTCCCAAAACAAATGTTTTCTTTACACCAGTTGAAGCGGAAAGAATCAAGAATACAGGTAAGAATTTTTATCCTTTAGAGAATACAAACTACAATTTGGATTTCATTAAGAAGACTTCAGAGTTATTAGATATAAAATCTATCTTAGAATATAAAGAATGTAATTGCGCGAGTTGTAAGGAATCTAAGATTAAAGAAAAAATTAATAATAATAGAACTATTAACTCTTTAAAATACCATCTCCTAAAATCGAATTTCTTTTGTGCAAATAATCCCAAACATTTAGATTATTTTATGATGAGTACCATTAATGGAGATTACGATCCTGGTATGGAAATATGTTTATCTGGAGACCCAGAAAGAAACGAGAAGGATTTTAATATCGAAAACGTATTCTTGAAGCCAGGCATTTCATATTCACATAAAGATGAGATTCGTGTAAAACCTTTTGATGAACAATATAAATCAGGAGCTAAGCCAGGTCAGTTAACAAGTGGATTGTGTTCTACTTGGCAAGGCGATTTGATTGCGTGTTTAAACTTCTGGACAGCAGAAAATCCGTTGATGGCATATGAAAATGAGAAAAAGGAAGAGAAATTTGTTGTTCATCACCTAGAAAATTTAGATTCAGTTCCTGAAAATGAAAAACCTAAGTCGAATATTGAAAAGTATTTGAGAGAAAATCGTTTTAATTATGCGGAAGAAATTGTAAAATATATAGGAAATCGTTCATTGGTTTATCACGAATACGATGATGATGGTAATGTTTATTTCATAAAAGTACCAGATACAGAAAAATAA
- a CDS encoding phage tail protein, with translation MKIERNGVAQNIEFSLDCSNFNEGDVILIKCRNEKNNFYDFTDKSLKRAKAEISTDKDGSMGNNKAKENTNDQIKIVVEAEIRNSKCTIKISELIPNNNEICGNKKTDLICLKDDKVKGRIQLDFVTLGLDLPIGTIHGFDGEFESDEWLRCDGVTKVDNVEYPELYELLGGKNGDPITTPNLKDKVLIGSMPNGVDLSKLNPFFKKATVENSKIVLKELFDKDIINTIINELDTEFKIEDYPSDYIDKNDETNRYEYDDDYYTKLEKQKIVSYDKELNKKVYYKSILFSFPFGKTDKLSNEYITDSLDNREERFKVINQAIANNKTIYAIIDFKEKDIYYSYNPIYSRYCKSYGQCKDLDKYLKKTGYRQKYDTDYSIGREKGKENAANYLAKNKYNFTKLNKYKYGFFYELKNYDNDDFEFRFFIKGISTAKKYLSEEDKCSGKFEDRISLDYDKYVKCKRDEDSTASKYDFYLEFEAKEEYNDLCNTIERLCKCHKKVNIEIEKQSKKIISIEDNVMSSVHSYGKARNQYFNWPSLRNQPILREFNQSLISTRYDIFRFIEFYSGEPIKIEELIRRLINFELGQTYYFKNKEYDYDFAQFYEGRIDAKFLERYRNCDGFIDGYLDALDERIKEINKDENDIAYQINIERYKSDVKYSFDYDSKYNDAKKMGEITILEGLDNILESEFILKDFNIGFVDGIKQEEKKENQSTSFHFGYDTGKLYKEKVNDGFLDGFLDGFNESYKNENIIVPQINLDKFNLDKIYRKEYYNDFIKGQQLAINNKDFNDRIDKVDPEYIPNDEFINPRKIDVDIERLTDDINDIYTATIRDSAIAKERESYRNKINQYKLGYKDAINDSEDKLGNKKSWYSAGFNEGKKHLEKRLNSDGFIDGYLSSYSKNYVRSHNENEWNMLKLATNDYISKKEKETIVQSKTVKYYIKGNSKDYSQIFIKAPVVGNLQLDDNKINDDHNKISIDGELNLLIDDTELFLAYNNLHANTETNQLDFDDKNWIPFTNLNLIYKDQYLSRYLSKYHEGDNFVRINCAKFYNEADFIISKSENSILLHDKFRIYIKPSDANYKGDCITNNVVSLPNQRLNVFDNEKLVSSNLSYFSLNNNSDTFNFINQIERKIPHYLIDSTNVPIGTIIPFINHQVIQNKEVNNTPKGWLACDGKEINEKIYKDLVELIGSRTPALIAKNIVNGYTSKSNLSDNQSKYKTYVIGDIVKNDIDVNEKIRSYFQPVLYIIKANH, from the coding sequence ATGAAAATAGAAAGAAACGGAGTTGCCCAAAATATAGAATTTTCTTTAGACTGTTCGAATTTTAATGAAGGGGATGTAATCCTTATAAAATGCAGGAATGAGAAAAATAATTTTTATGATTTTACTGACAAAAGTTTAAAAAGAGCTAAAGCCGAAATCTCTACTGATAAAGACGGAAGCATGGGGAATAACAAAGCTAAAGAAAATACGAACGATCAAATTAAAATAGTTGTAGAAGCTGAAATAAGAAATTCTAAGTGTACAATAAAGATTTCTGAACTAATTCCTAATAATAATGAAATTTGTGGAAATAAAAAGACTGACTTAATTTGTCTTAAGGATGACAAAGTGAAAGGAAGAATTCAATTAGATTTTGTTACTCTTGGTTTGGATTTACCTATTGGAACTATCCATGGTTTTGATGGCGAGTTTGAAAGTGATGAATGGTTAAGATGTGATGGTGTTACTAAGGTTGACAATGTGGAATACCCTGAGCTTTACGAGCTACTTGGTGGGAAAAACGGTGATCCTATAACCACACCTAATTTGAAAGATAAGGTATTAATTGGCTCAATGCCAAATGGGGTAGATTTATCTAAATTAAATCCTTTCTTCAAAAAGGCTACGGTAGAAAATTCTAAAATAGTATTAAAAGAGTTGTTTGATAAAGATATTATTAATACAATCATTAATGAGCTAGACACTGAATTTAAAATAGAGGATTACCCAAGTGATTATATAGATAAGAATGATGAAACTAATAGGTACGAATATGATGATGATTATTATACTAAATTAGAAAAACAAAAAATCGTATCATACGATAAAGAATTAAATAAAAAAGTCTATTACAAATCGATATTGTTTTCTTTTCCATTCGGTAAAACCGATAAACTGTCAAATGAATACATTACCGATAGTTTAGATAATAGAGAGGAGAGATTTAAAGTGATTAATCAAGCTATAGCAAACAATAAAACTATTTATGCCATTATCGATTTTAAAGAAAAAGATATTTACTACTCATACAATCCAATTTATAGTCGCTACTGTAAATCTTATGGACAGTGTAAAGATTTAGACAAATATCTTAAAAAAACAGGATATAGACAAAAATACGATACCGACTATAGTATTGGAAGAGAAAAAGGAAAAGAAAATGCAGCAAACTATCTAGCTAAAAACAAATATAATTTTACAAAACTTAACAAATACAAGTATGGTTTTTTTTATGAATTGAAAAATTATGATAACGATGATTTTGAATTTAGATTCTTTATTAAAGGAATTTCTACAGCGAAAAAATATTTATCAGAGGAGGATAAATGTAGCGGTAAATTTGAAGATCGAATTAGTTTAGATTATGATAAATATGTTAAATGTAAACGTGACGAAGATTCCACAGCGAGTAAATATGATTTTTATTTAGAATTCGAGGCTAAAGAAGAATATAATGATTTATGTAATACAATTGAAAGGCTTTGTAAGTGCCATAAGAAAGTAAATATAGAAATTGAAAAACAATCTAAAAAAATAATTTCCATTGAGGATAATGTTATGAGTAGTGTTCATAGTTACGGAAAAGCTAGAAATCAATATTTCAATTGGCCATCTTTAAGAAATCAACCTATTTTGAGAGAGTTTAACCAGAGTTTAATATCGACTAGGTATGACATCTTCAGATTTATAGAATTTTATTCAGGTGAGCCAATAAAAATAGAAGAATTAATTAGAAGACTAATAAATTTCGAACTAGGCCAAACGTATTATTTTAAAAATAAAGAATATGACTACGACTTCGCACAGTTTTATGAAGGTCGTATAGATGCTAAATTTTTAGAACGATATAGAAATTGTGATGGTTTTATTGATGGTTATTTAGATGCATTGGATGAGCGTATAAAAGAGATAAATAAAGATGAAAATGATATAGCTTATCAAATAAACATTGAAAGATATAAAAGTGACGTTAAATATTCCTTTGATTATGATAGTAAATATAATGATGCAAAGAAAATGGGTGAGATTACGATTTTAGAAGGATTAGACAATATTTTAGAATCTGAATTTATACTTAAGGATTTTAATATTGGTTTTGTTGATGGTATAAAACAAGAAGAAAAAAAAGAAAACCAAAGCACTTCATTTCATTTTGGTTATGATACTGGTAAATTATATAAAGAAAAGGTAAATGATGGATTCCTAGATGGATTCTTAGATGGATTTAATGAGAGTTATAAAAACGAAAATATAATTGTTCCACAAATAAATTTAGATAAATTTAATTTGGATAAAATATATAGAAAAGAATATTATAATGATTTTATTAAAGGACAACAGTTAGCTATAAATAACAAAGATTTTAATGATAGGATTGACAAAGTTGATCCTGAATATATACCTAATGATGAGTTTATCAACCCTAGGAAAATAGATGTAGACATAGAAAGATTAACAGATGATATTAATGATATATATACAGCAACAATTAGAGATAGCGCAATAGCCAAAGAAAGAGAAAGTTATAGAAATAAAATAAATCAATACAAGCTAGGTTATAAAGATGCAATTAATGATTCGGAAGATAAATTAGGAAATAAAAAAAGCTGGTACAGTGCTGGGTTTAATGAAGGGAAAAAACATTTAGAAAAAAGACTTAATTCCGATGGTTTTATCGATGGATATTTGTCGTCTTATAGTAAAAATTATGTACGATCACATAATGAAAATGAATGGAATATGTTGAAACTAGCGACAAATGATTATATTTCTAAAAAAGAAAAAGAAACTATAGTTCAATCGAAAACAGTTAAATATTACATTAAAGGTAATAGTAAAGATTATTCGCAAATATTTATCAAAGCACCTGTTGTAGGGAACCTACAATTAGATGATAATAAAATTAATGACGATCATAATAAAATATCTATTGATGGTGAATTAAATCTTCTAATAGATGATACTGAACTATTTTTAGCATATAATAATTTACACGCTAATACTGAGACTAATCAGTTAGATTTTGACGATAAGAATTGGATTCCATTTACAAATTTGAATTTAATTTATAAGGATCAATATCTAAGTCGATATCTCTCTAAATATCATGAAGGGGATAATTTTGTAAGAATTAATTGTGCAAAATTTTATAATGAAGCTGATTTTATAATTAGTAAAAGTGAAAACAGTATATTGCTTCATGATAAATTTAGAATTTATATCAAGCCATCTGACGCTAATTATAAAGGCGACTGCATTACAAACAATGTTGTCAGTCTTCCCAATCAGAGATTAAACGTTTTTGATAATGAAAAATTAGTTTCAAGTAATTTGAGTTACTTTTCATTAAATAACAACTCTGATACATTCAATTTTATTAATCAAATCGAACGAAAAATTCCTCATTATTTGATAGATAGTACTAATGTACCTATAGGAACAATTATACCATTTATAAATCATCAGGTTATCCAAAATAAAGAAGTAAATAATACACCTAAAGGCTGGCTGGCATGTGATGGAAAAGAGATAAATGAGAAAATATACAAGGATTTAGTAGAATTGATTGGGTCGCGAACACCTGCTTTAATAGCGAAAAACATAGTGAATGGATACACATCAAAAAGCAATTTGTCCGACAATCAAAGTAAATATAAAACCTATGTAATAGGTGATATAGTTAAAAATGATATAGATGTTAATGAAAAAATTAGGTCTTATTTCCAACCAGTACTCTACATCATTAAAGCAAACCATTAA